A window of the Nocardia sp. NBC_01329 genome harbors these coding sequences:
- a CDS encoding FAD-binding oxidoreductase, which produces MSANLEKVLAEFHGQVLRPGNEDYDAARVIWKGIDRQPALIFRCADVPDVQRVLEYAHEADLPFAVAGAGHDVAGRSVPDGGIVLSTARMREVTIDPVGKIARVGAGVQWGELAAAAHPYGLATTGAASASVGVAGFSLHGGYGLLMRSCGTGCDNIIEVDMVTPDGTHRTVNQHTDPDLLWAVRGAGANFGVVTSLTLRMHTVPRVTVGVVAYPVTQAREVLRTYRQITATAPSELVTDFYYKVNPDGTRTASIGVCFNGARADAERALEPLTGLGLPWRDAFHEASAIELHALHNTSTPYGPRYHLRSHYLDELTDEVIELILDQGERITAPLTGIFLEHLGGAIATVSPDATSFHGRDARYSFLAIAGWTEPEHDDTHKVWTRELSKHLGPLAMEACYANYLDDDEDHRTASAYGPGYERLTALKQIYDPTNLLRGNRNIPPAIR; this is translated from the coding sequence ATGTCCGCCAACTTGGAAAAAGTGCTGGCCGAGTTCCACGGCCAGGTCCTGAGACCCGGTAACGAGGACTATGACGCCGCCCGAGTCATCTGGAAGGGCATCGACCGGCAGCCGGCGCTGATCTTCCGGTGTGCGGATGTGCCCGACGTCCAGCGGGTGCTCGAATACGCCCACGAGGCGGACTTGCCCTTCGCGGTCGCGGGGGCCGGACACGATGTCGCGGGCAGATCTGTCCCCGACGGCGGCATCGTGTTGTCCACCGCTCGAATGCGCGAGGTCACGATCGACCCTGTCGGGAAGATCGCCCGGGTCGGGGCCGGCGTCCAGTGGGGTGAGCTGGCGGCCGCGGCTCATCCGTACGGGCTGGCCACCACCGGCGCCGCATCCGCCTCCGTCGGGGTAGCCGGTTTTTCGCTGCACGGCGGATACGGGTTGTTGATGCGCAGTTGCGGGACCGGATGCGACAACATCATCGAGGTCGACATGGTGACCCCGGACGGGACACATCGCACCGTCAACCAACACACCGATCCGGATCTGTTGTGGGCCGTGCGCGGCGCCGGCGCCAACTTCGGCGTGGTCACCTCCCTCACTCTCCGCATGCACACCGTCCCGCGAGTCACCGTCGGGGTTGTTGCCTACCCGGTAACGCAGGCGCGGGAGGTCCTGCGCACCTATCGGCAGATCACCGCGACCGCACCGAGCGAACTCGTCACGGACTTCTACTACAAGGTCAATCCCGACGGGACCCGCACCGCCAGCATCGGTGTCTGCTTCAACGGTGCCCGCGCCGACGCCGAACGCGCACTCGAGCCGCTCACCGGACTCGGCCTGCCGTGGCGCGATGCTTTCCACGAAGCCAGTGCCATCGAGTTGCACGCCCTGCACAACACCAGCACGCCGTACGGCCCCCGTTACCACCTCCGCAGCCACTACCTGGACGAGCTGACTGATGAGGTCATCGAATTGATCCTCGACCAGGGCGAACGGATCACCGCGCCCCTCACCGGAATCTTCCTCGAACATCTCGGCGGCGCCATCGCCACGGTGAGCCCGGACGCCACCTCCTTCCACGGCCGCGATGCCCGGTATTCCTTCCTGGCCATCGCCGGATGGACCGAGCCCGAACACGATGACACCCACAAGGTCTGGACCAGAGAGCTCAGCAAGCACCTGGGACCACTGGCGATGGAGGCCTGCTACGCCAACTACCTCGACGACGACGAGGACCACCGCACAGCCAGTGCCTACGGCCCCGGATACGAACGCCTGACAGCGCTCAAACAGATCTACGACCCCACCAACCTCCTGCGCGGAAACCGCAATATCCCACCCGCGATCAGGTGA
- a CDS encoding NAD(P)/FAD-dependent oxidoreductase: MTDVLWDAIVVGGGAAGLSAGVVLARSRFATLVVDGGAPRNGPADHMHGYLTRDGMAPREFVATGQAELTRYGGRLMRASVTDARHASDGTFELQLDDDRALRARSVLVATGLTDELPDIAGLSERWASEVHHCPHCHGYEVRGRTVTVIGSAMEAASKHLAALMRRYSSSVAFCVDGIEVSAVERQRLTAYGVRLIDAGVTQVVTSADTAAGNLVAIELDNGETVRCAAIFVAPRPVPHDTILTMLGAAEDPVSGFVAVDSQGATSCPGVWAAGNVVNPRAQVIAAASAGSTAAISMTGWLLDRELSAAVSADLLDVRSAS, from the coding sequence GTGACAGATGTGCTTTGGGACGCGATCGTCGTCGGTGGTGGGGCCGCCGGATTGTCGGCCGGGGTCGTGCTCGCGAGGTCGCGGTTCGCGACGTTGGTCGTTGATGGTGGTGCACCCCGAAACGGGCCCGCCGACCACATGCACGGGTATCTGACCCGGGACGGGATGGCGCCGAGAGAGTTCGTCGCGACCGGGCAAGCCGAGCTGACCCGTTACGGTGGGAGGCTCATGCGGGCGTCGGTGACCGACGCGCGGCACGCATCGGACGGCACGTTCGAGCTGCAACTCGATGACGACCGAGCCCTGCGCGCTCGGTCGGTGCTGGTCGCAACCGGGCTGACCGACGAGCTACCGGACATCGCGGGCCTGTCCGAGCGGTGGGCGTCGGAGGTACATCACTGCCCCCACTGCCATGGCTATGAAGTGCGGGGGCGGACCGTCACCGTGATCGGTAGCGCGATGGAAGCAGCATCGAAACATCTTGCCGCGCTGATGCGCCGCTACAGCTCGTCGGTAGCGTTCTGTGTCGACGGCATCGAGGTCAGCGCCGTCGAGCGGCAGCGCCTCACGGCGTACGGCGTACGCCTGATCGACGCGGGTGTCACGCAGGTGGTGACGAGCGCCGATACCGCGGCCGGGAACCTGGTCGCGATCGAGCTCGACAACGGTGAGACAGTCAGGTGTGCGGCCATCTTCGTGGCACCTCGCCCAGTGCCCCACGACACGATCCTGACCATGCTGGGCGCGGCCGAGGACCCGGTGAGCGGATTCGTTGCCGTCGACTCCCAAGGCGCCACGAGTTGCCCCGGGGTCTGGGCGGCCGGGAACGTGGTCAACCCCCGGGCTCAAGTCATCGCCGCCGCGAGCGCGGGCTCGACTGCCGCCATCAGCATGACCGGCTGGCTGCTCGACCGGGAGCTTTCTGCTGCCGTCTCGGCTGACCTGCTCGACGTCAGGAGTGCGAGCTGA
- a CDS encoding carboxymuconolactone decarboxylase family protein gives MPDVYKLARGGYLGLTAVEDSLAEGRLPRNLLELIRIRASQINGCSVCTDMHSHRARKEGESDQRLWSVATWRDAPFFSDTERAALALTEAITRVADNPGGVPDEVWRQASDHFGDEDLAALVMAIASVNAWNRINIAARLVAGSFR, from the coding sequence ATGCCCGACGTGTACAAGCTCGCCAGGGGTGGCTACCTCGGGTTGACGGCTGTCGAGGACTCCCTCGCCGAGGGTCGGCTGCCCCGAAATCTGTTGGAATTGATTCGCATTCGGGCCAGCCAGATCAACGGATGCTCGGTGTGTACCGACATGCACTCGCATCGGGCACGCAAGGAAGGAGAGAGTGACCAGCGGCTGTGGTCTGTGGCGACTTGGCGCGATGCGCCGTTCTTCTCCGACACCGAACGCGCGGCTCTGGCTTTGACCGAGGCGATCACCCGGGTAGCTGACAATCCCGGCGGTGTCCCCGACGAAGTGTGGAGGCAAGCCTCCGACCACTTCGGCGACGAGGATCTGGCCGCGCTCGTTATGGCTATCGCCTCGGTCAATGCCTGGAACCGGATCAACATCGCAGCACGCTTGGTCGCCGGTTCCTTCCGCTGA
- a CDS encoding cytochrome P450 — protein sequence MSDLDKAAAAVRTLAGAPADPFPAYAQLRDAAPVFFDDSMDMYLISRYEDCHRALSSPDVRVPDHAWHDRIMPGWQEHPAAVWCFTSLPFEGHSSHARIRRLVNRAFTRRRVESLVPAIQQVVAGLLDTLEEHGADNAVVDLQDVVGFRLPVAVIASLVGVPDTDLPRFRWVFGDILRVMDLVVDDSTLARANAAMVEVRDYFTELLRYRRDHPADDLASGLLAACDEEGDRLTEEELLSLVILLFTAGFETTTLTIGTGTSALLADRDQYDLLRNDPSLVAGAVSEALRWDCALHRVIRVTDQPVQIGDVAVPGGSVIAPLLGAANRDPQVFEDPDRFDIRRSGPRPLTFGGGAYVCLGNALAQTELEVYFAELSRRFPHMELADEPERRCGYVRGLDTLPVTLGRPAVNPAARAGSDLSCPHLTAQHIG from the coding sequence ATGTCCGACCTGGATAAGGCGGCCGCAGCGGTCCGCACGCTCGCCGGCGCGCCCGCAGACCCGTTCCCGGCCTACGCCCAACTCCGCGACGCCGCGCCGGTGTTCTTCGACGATTCCATGGACATGTACCTGATCAGCCGCTATGAGGACTGCCACCGGGCGCTGAGCAGTCCGGATGTGCGCGTGCCCGATCACGCATGGCACGACCGCATCATGCCCGGGTGGCAGGAGCATCCGGCGGCCGTCTGGTGTTTCACCAGCCTGCCGTTCGAGGGGCATTCGAGTCATGCCCGGATCCGGCGACTGGTGAACAGGGCATTCACCCGGCGCCGGGTGGAATCTCTGGTGCCGGCGATACAGCAGGTGGTCGCCGGGCTGCTCGACACACTCGAAGAGCACGGCGCGGACAACGCCGTGGTGGATCTCCAGGATGTAGTCGGGTTCCGGCTGCCGGTTGCGGTCATCGCGTCTCTGGTCGGCGTACCGGATACCGATCTGCCCAGGTTCCGGTGGGTTTTCGGGGACATTCTGCGGGTGATGGATCTGGTGGTCGACGATTCCACCCTGGCACGTGCGAATGCCGCGATGGTGGAGGTGCGCGACTATTTCACCGAACTGCTCCGGTATCGCCGTGATCACCCGGCCGACGACCTGGCCTCCGGCCTGCTCGCCGCCTGCGACGAGGAGGGGGACCGGCTCACCGAAGAGGAACTGCTCAGCCTTGTCATCCTCCTGTTCACGGCCGGTTTCGAAACCACCACCCTGACCATCGGCACCGGCACCTCCGCGCTGTTGGCCGACCGCGACCAGTACGACCTGCTCCGCAATGATCCATCGCTGGTGGCAGGCGCGGTCAGCGAGGCGCTGCGGTGGGATTGTGCGCTCCACCGAGTGATACGCGTGACCGACCAGCCGGTACAGATCGGTGACGTCGCTGTTCCCGGCGGCTCGGTGATCGCGCCGTTGCTCGGCGCCGCCAACCGGGATCCGCAAGTGTTCGAGGATCCGGACCGATTCGATATCCGGCGGTCCGGGCCGCGGCCGTTGACCTTCGGCGGCGGCGCGTATGTCTGTCTGGGCAACGCTCTGGCTCAGACCGAGCTGGAGGTGTACTTCGCCGAATTGAGCCGGCGGTTCCCTCATATGGAGCTCGCCGATGAACCCGAACGCCGATGCGGCTATGTCCGTGGCCTCGACACCTTGCCGGTCACACTGGGACGACCCGCTGTAAACCCGGCGGCTCGTGCGGGTTCGGATCTGTCGTGCCCGCACCTCACCGCCCAGCACATCGGCTGA
- a CDS encoding RNA polymerase sigma factor: MTAIESMPTRALDIDTLVARARDGDIRAYEQLVLHCQMQMFGLATKMLADRGEAEDVVQEVFLTAWRRLGQLDDDAAFVGWLYRMTINRCLNVLRARRPRVDVDFDTAESARTDIRPEVAVQVHSQLEALNTALLGLTPEQRACWLLRELHGLTYEEIAAIVGVGGTAVRGRIARARAQLAEVMKPWR; the protein is encoded by the coding sequence GTGACCGCGATCGAATCGATGCCGACACGGGCCCTGGATATCGATACTCTGGTCGCCCGTGCACGTGATGGCGACATCCGGGCCTATGAACAGCTGGTGCTGCACTGCCAGATGCAGATGTTCGGTCTGGCCACGAAAATGCTCGCCGACCGCGGGGAGGCCGAGGACGTTGTACAAGAAGTCTTCCTGACCGCGTGGCGCCGTCTGGGGCAACTCGACGACGACGCGGCGTTCGTCGGCTGGTTGTATCGGATGACGATCAACCGCTGCCTGAACGTGCTGCGGGCCCGGCGGCCGCGGGTGGATGTGGACTTCGATACGGCCGAATCGGCCCGTACCGATATCCGGCCGGAGGTCGCGGTGCAGGTTCACTCGCAACTCGAAGCACTGAACACGGCGCTGCTGGGGCTGACCCCGGAACAGCGCGCGTGCTGGCTGCTGCGTGAGCTGCACGGCCTGACCTACGAGGAGATCGCTGCAATCGTCGGGGTCGGCGGCACTGCAGTGCGTGGCCGTATCGCGCGGGCGCGCGCCCAATTGGCGGAGGTGATGAAGCCATGGCGGTGA
- a CDS encoding RrF2 family transcriptional regulator, which yields MSEGVEWAIHSCLNLAWVEPAEAVSAAQLAAFFALPAAYLNKQLQALVRAGILTSTSGPRGGFRLARDPDTISLLDVVTAIEGAQEAFRCQQLMKSRPGARKDIDYRKECLVSQAMRQADLAWRRTLADRTIGDIKTDVEKLDPDTPELTRSRLAELR from the coding sequence ATGAGCGAAGGTGTCGAGTGGGCGATCCACAGTTGCCTCAACCTCGCTTGGGTCGAGCCGGCGGAGGCGGTTTCAGCGGCTCAGCTCGCCGCCTTCTTCGCCCTGCCTGCGGCATACCTGAACAAACAGTTGCAGGCGCTGGTTCGCGCGGGGATTCTCACCTCGACCTCGGGGCCGCGCGGCGGATTCCGGTTGGCGCGCGACCCTGACACGATCTCACTGCTCGATGTCGTGACCGCGATCGAAGGCGCGCAGGAGGCGTTCCGATGCCAGCAGTTGATGAAGAGCAGGCCAGGTGCCCGTAAGGATATCGACTACCGCAAGGAATGCCTTGTCTCACAGGCGATGCGGCAAGCGGATCTGGCGTGGCGCCGGACGCTGGCCGACCGGACCATCGGTGACATCAAGACCGATGTCGAAAAGCTCGATCCCGATACACCCGAACTGACCCGAAGCCGACTCGCAGAGCTGAGGTAG
- a CDS encoding MFS transporter yields MGSAEFLLAGVLPAVAADLDTTLSSAGLLITAFALGVVLGGPPLAVLGLRWPRRTALLITQGVFAASIVVGLFGNYQVLLLTRVVAGIAYAGFFAVASVTAISLVTPDRNARAAGVVVSGLSLAMVAGGPAGTLLSHFTDWRGGFWAVVVLTVAGIIGCRLGLPTSDSDTNPTTGPSVSRELATMRNPMLWGIYAITILTTAAYMITFNYLAAMLADITTVPEVWIPAILALFGVGAFVGLSIGGRVSDQRPHLALLTGAAAIVVLSVVMVVAIGQVWAVVPTVFLIGIAAFVLNPAVYGRVFAIAADAPTLAGATTVSAFQLGISITPVLAAGSLTQGAALTSVCLIGAALAATAIPLILLDRARQVR; encoded by the coding sequence ATGGGAAGTGCAGAGTTCCTACTGGCTGGCGTACTGCCCGCGGTTGCCGCCGATCTGGACACCACGCTCTCCTCAGCTGGGCTTCTGATCACCGCGTTCGCGCTGGGTGTCGTGCTCGGCGGGCCGCCGTTGGCTGTTCTCGGTCTGCGCTGGCCGCGCCGGACCGCGCTGTTGATAACCCAGGGTGTCTTCGCAGCCAGCATTGTCGTCGGACTGTTCGGCAACTACCAGGTCTTGCTGCTCACCAGGGTGGTCGCAGGTATCGCCTACGCGGGCTTCTTCGCTGTCGCGTCGGTGACCGCGATCAGCCTGGTGACGCCGGACCGCAACGCCCGCGCCGCCGGAGTCGTGGTCAGCGGCCTCAGCTTGGCAATGGTCGCCGGCGGTCCCGCAGGCACATTGCTCAGCCACTTCACCGACTGGCGCGGCGGCTTCTGGGCCGTGGTGGTCCTCACGGTTGCCGGGATCATCGGCTGTCGCCTCGGACTCCCCACATCCGATTCGGACACCAACCCGACTACCGGGCCGAGCGTGTCGCGGGAGCTCGCCACGATGCGGAACCCGATGCTCTGGGGCATCTACGCGATCACGATCCTGACCACGGCGGCATACATGATCACGTTCAACTACCTGGCAGCCATGCTCGCCGACATCACCACCGTCCCCGAGGTGTGGATCCCGGCGATCCTCGCGCTCTTCGGAGTCGGCGCCTTCGTCGGTCTGTCCATCGGCGGCCGCGTCTCCGATCAGCGCCCCCACCTCGCACTGCTCACCGGCGCCGCGGCCATCGTGGTCCTGTCGGTCGTCATGGTTGTCGCGATCGGGCAGGTCTGGGCGGTGGTACCTACGGTATTCCTGATCGGCATCGCCGCGTTCGTGCTGAACCCCGCCGTCTACGGCCGCGTCTTCGCGATCGCAGCCGATGCCCCGACCCTCGCCGGCGCCACCACTGTGTCAGCATTCCAGCTGGGCATCAGCATCACCCCCGTTCTAGCAGCCGGTTCACTCACACAAGGGGCCGCTCTCACATCGGTGTGCTTGATCGGAGCCGCCCTCGCCGCGACCGCTATCCCCCTCATTCTCCTCGACCGGGCACGGCAGGTCCGCTGA
- a CDS encoding GNAT family N-acetyltransferase produces MSAKRPPAPAQLPRMLSDGLLLRHAVPEDRDALGDLLASVHAAPDGTPNATVGQWQRDLFDKGHPTIGTDDMLVVQDRHGELVSSFLMVPQTWSYAGVPLGVSLMELAATRPDYRGHGLSKEQLNALLETSTLRGDLIQGITDILSFRSDTGLLPAITQRAGRGGHIRDLPAIREGDEAVTTRPATVEDIAFLIDTEARAMNRGLLACVRDETQWRHELFGRDVGSMVHSEILIIERAARPVGYLVLGYGGTPSFPIPSWLPGLPCPEPTVSIARFELAPEVSWFEVVAGVLRQLTLPDRGTPESYMLWLGREHPAYDVLGDLLVRRPPEIGWFLRVPDVAALLREIAPVLEQRLIGTAAEALSGDVHLDLYRHGIRLSFDSGKLSAVEAWAGHSRRASDASLPEQMFHQLIFGHATWAELARAFPDCRLQTTRGSVLLPLLFPEQQSDVWPLI; encoded by the coding sequence ATGTCCGCAAAGCGACCACCCGCCCCGGCGCAACTACCCCGGATGCTCTCGGACGGTCTGCTGTTGCGTCACGCCGTCCCGGAAGATCGGGACGCGCTCGGTGATCTGCTGGCCTCGGTGCACGCCGCCCCGGACGGCACACCGAACGCCACCGTCGGACAGTGGCAGCGCGATCTGTTCGACAAGGGCCATCCCACGATCGGTACCGACGATATGCTCGTGGTGCAGGACAGACACGGCGAGCTGGTATCCAGCTTCCTGATGGTCCCGCAAACCTGGTCGTATGCGGGAGTACCGCTAGGTGTCAGCCTCATGGAGCTGGCGGCCACCCGGCCGGACTATCGAGGCCACGGACTGTCGAAGGAACAGCTGAACGCCCTACTCGAGACGAGCACGCTGCGCGGGGACCTGATCCAGGGCATCACCGATATCTTGTCTTTTCGGAGCGATACGGGTCTGCTGCCCGCGATCACCCAACGGGCCGGTCGCGGTGGACACATCCGGGACCTTCCCGCGATTCGAGAAGGCGACGAAGCGGTCACGACGCGGCCCGCGACAGTCGAGGACATCGCATTCCTCATCGATACCGAAGCCCGAGCAATGAACAGGGGGCTACTGGCGTGTGTCCGCGACGAGACCCAGTGGCGCCATGAGCTGTTCGGTCGCGACGTCGGCAGCATGGTCCACAGCGAGATACTGATCATCGAAAGGGCGGCAAGGCCGGTCGGGTATCTGGTGCTCGGCTACGGCGGCACCCCCAGTTTCCCCATTCCCAGCTGGTTACCCGGCCTGCCGTGCCCGGAACCGACGGTGTCGATCGCTCGCTTCGAGCTGGCGCCGGAGGTTTCCTGGTTCGAGGTCGTGGCCGGCGTGCTCCGGCAGCTCACCCTGCCCGACCGAGGAACCCCGGAGAGCTACATGCTGTGGTTGGGCCGAGAGCACCCCGCCTACGATGTACTCGGCGACCTGCTGGTCCGGCGCCCGCCCGAGATCGGCTGGTTCCTCCGGGTACCCGACGTGGCCGCACTACTCCGCGAGATCGCCCCGGTATTGGAGCAGCGTCTGATCGGTACCGCGGCCGAAGCCCTCAGCGGCGACGTTCACCTCGACCTCTACCGCCACGGTATCCGCCTCTCCTTCGACAGCGGCAAGCTGAGCGCGGTCGAGGCGTGGGCGGGACACAGCCGGCGAGCATCGGACGCCTCGCTGCCCGAGCAGATGTTCCACCAGCTGATCTTCGGCCACGCCACCTGGGCCGAGCTGGCCCGGGCCTTCCCCGACTGCCGCCTGCAAACCACTCGCGGCAGTGTGCTGCTCCCCCTGTTGTTCCCCGAGCAGCAGTCGGATGTCTGGCCGCTCATCTGA
- a CDS encoding helix-turn-helix domain-containing protein produces the protein MDEQPTLGAVIEQIAPRLRHAREKKGVSLADLARATGISTSTLSRLESAQRKPSLELLLPITAALGIPLDEIVSAPRILDPRVPQQPTRTGGRVLIPLSRHQGEPRAYKMTIPAHDEQPHLRTHTGYEWLYVLRGQLRVKLGDHDFTMGTGEAAEFDCQIPHWFGAAGRGSVELLSLFGKQGERIHLRTPRR, from the coding sequence ATGGACGAGCAACCAACCCTCGGTGCCGTGATCGAGCAGATCGCTCCTCGCCTGCGACACGCCCGCGAGAAGAAGGGCGTCAGTCTGGCCGACCTCGCGCGAGCTACCGGCATCTCGACCAGCACGCTGTCGCGTCTGGAATCAGCTCAACGCAAGCCGAGCCTGGAACTTCTCCTGCCGATCACCGCTGCACTCGGCATCCCCCTCGACGAGATCGTCTCCGCACCCCGGATACTCGATCCGCGCGTGCCGCAGCAGCCCACCAGGACAGGCGGCCGAGTCCTGATTCCGTTGTCGCGACATCAGGGAGAACCACGCGCCTACAAGATGACCATCCCCGCGCACGACGAACAGCCCCACCTGCGGACCCACACAGGTTACGAATGGCTCTACGTGCTCCGCGGACAACTCCGCGTGAAACTGGGCGATCACGACTTCACCATGGGAACCGGTGAAGCAGCCGAATTCGACTGTCAGATTCCGCACTGGTTCGGCGCCGCCGGACGCGGCAGCGTCGAACTACTCAGCCTCTTCGGAAAACAGGGCGAACGCATCCACCTCCGCACCCCACGACGCTGA